In Oryzias melastigma strain HK-1 linkage group LG14, ASM292280v2, whole genome shotgun sequence, the DNA window gaagggcaaatccctttttttaaatcacattttagtttttctggAATTACACTTTGGTTTCTGGAATGTTTTGTCTTCtgaaatgtaatgttgtttttttttcattatttgttttgcttttttaaataatctttaataTGTATTTTGGATGTGAATTTGagcttcagggccaccgtacagaTTTCCGTCAAAAGCAGCACTTCTCATACCAGCTTTTACCTTCTTTGACAGAGTTTGAAGACCAGAGTTACAGAGTCAGAGCCATTCACGCTCTTGTGCACAAActcccagaaaaaaacaaagccatgTTGGACCTGTTGACCAACCACCTCCTCAGGTGTGTAGATGTTTCCTTCTGTCCTCCTTCTCCCACTTTTGAACTTACTGTCATGTGCAAAAGATAGTTTACCATCTTTAAATCCCagatgtttggtttttttttgtgtgtgtgaaatctttattatttttacttttttatttatttatgtgtgaAAGGATTTTAATCACTGATTTGAAGAGAAAGATTCCAGCAACTaatatttactgaaaaacacaaaacggaaaaaacatcaaactaagTGTTTTTTCCTGATTGATGTTATCAGTCCTGCACGCAGCAGATTGTGACTCCTGCTCCTTCAGTCATTTACCCTCACCCAGGTTTACAGCAATCTCAATTATTCTCTCTCTTTATACTTCATGTACAGCATAGTTACAGTTAAAgtagcaaatttaaaataactaaaataagatTTCTTGGTGTTTGCATGCGGGTGTGAAGCTTTGACTCCACGCATGGATGATCATTAGTGTTCCTGTGTGCAGAGTGTCCTCTCATAGTGACCAGAACCAGATGACCGTGTCCAACCTGGGGATGATATTTGGGCCCACGCTGATGAGGTCACAGGAGGAGACGGTGGCCGCCATGATGAACATCAAGTTTCAGAACATTGTGGTGGAGATAATCATTGAGAACCACAAGAAGGTGCAGTACTGAATGCGCTCACACTcacagaagaacaaaaatgGACGTGAATGGTTATCGAGTGTCCTGGCTAATGTGGACCCCGCCCCCAAGAACTTAAAACCTGCTTAAATATGAtcacaagaacaaaatatagaaataaagttAGCAAGAATATAAAAAGCAATATAGTAAATAAATTGATGAAAGCTGATTCgttgtggtgacccctgatgggATATGCAGAATGGTAGGGGTGAGTCTAATTCCCGTTCCCATGATAGTAGGAGCACTCTAGGGAATATTTTATTAACTTCACATGAAAATGGGTGGTTTTAGTccagaaaataaacaattaaaaatgttctgtttttgtcagaTCTTCGGCGAGGCTCCAGACCTGTCGGTACCGGTACCTTCGGCTCCTTCATCCCGCTCAACTCCTCGTAGGAGTAAGGCGATCTGCCTGTCTTCTGGAAGAAGAAAGGCCCGTCTGTATTCTCCTGCTCTGTGCCTGGCAGACAACGACAGTGAGTCCTGCCTCTTCTGTTAACTCTGACattttcttctgtggtttttcaGAAGGTTTCCCGATTTGACCAAAGTGTTTCCGTTGTCCCTCAGGCGACACTTTCAGCAGCAGTCCTGGTGCGACCCCCATGGGGAGCCTGGAGTCGCTGTCCTCACACTCCTCTGAAAAGAACGGATTGTCTCAGACCTCTTCCCCGTCTTCCCCCGCGGCTGAGCCTGACCCGCCCGACCCAGCGTCTCCACCTGTAGCACCGTCCGATCAGTCGGACGCCGCCCCCTCTCCCCATCTCCAGCCCTCCTCAGGAGCTCCACTGGCTCCCGCGGAGCAAACGTCTTCTGTCTCCTCGTCCACATCCTCGTTACTCTCAGCAGTGGAAAAGTCTTTCAACAGAAACTCGACCGCCTCCTTGTATTCCCTAAAGGAGTCAAAGTCTCTCTCCAGAGGACTTGGGTCCAGCCCCTCGGTCCAGCGCTCATCCTCTGAAGGACCTGTAAAGAGAACCATCTCTGTCTCCTCCATGAGCAATCATTCCACTGATAAAGGAGACACTGCCAAAGAAACCATCTCTCCTCAGCTACACACCTCTGAGTACAGGActgcctcctcctcttcatcttcatcctcgtCATTGTTTCCCTACCAGCTGTCTGAGTCTTCCTCACTCACATCCTTGCACATCTCTGAGGGTGTGTAGGTCTTTTTTTTGACTTAATGAAACCACGTTAGGgcgtttttttctgattgtttgtgtttgtctcagATTATAAAAGCTGTCACGGGTCAGTTCAGAGTCTGGCATCCCTGGATTCAGCCCACAAACCTTCACGCATGCGCTGCGGCTCTGATCTGAAGCGCTCCGCGGCCACCGCCGGCAGCATGTTCCAGAAGCCCCGGTCTCTGTGAGTATCTCCTAACGTGTGAAAGGCGCTCAGTCATTTCACCTGATGCTATCTCCATCCAGATCTGAGGAAGAAGAAGCAGCCAGAGCTTGTCCTCTCTTGTATATTCTTCTTATCTGCAGAATACTTTCTTATCTAGGGTAGATTCTATGTAAACTGTGTTATCTTTTATCTTCTTCTGCAGATTTTCCTTCCACTTTTTGCACTTTTCATGCTtgtaaaatcttatttttatgcCCAAAATGTTTGCATCTGCTACAGTTTTCATCTAATCTTGAGCTTTCTCTCTGAGCTGTAGAAGATTTTCCACTCTTTCAGCTGCTACAGACTCTCTCATGTATGGAAATCTAAAGTGGGAATATCAGGACGTTGGTACAAAAAGTGTAAAGTGATGCAGGCATCACAGAAATATGCTCGTAGCACCTTGTTTCATTGTGTAAAACGTGAACTCTCATATTATATCAAAGATTTTCTTGTGCAAGTAATCAAAAATAGCtacttttttcacaatttttttttatttatttgtattaaattaaCCTTTATTATCTTGTTTGTGCTCTATTagctgcagcagcttctctTCTGTCGTAGATGAGCATTTTGTCATTGTTTGTTGCAGACTGTCGGTCACCCAGCCGCAGCGTGACAGCTCCGTGTTCCTGTCAGCTTTGGATATTTGTCCCTCTGGCAGGTGTGCTGATCTTCTTTGTGCTTAAAGTCATCActaatatgaacattttccaTCAGATTGTCTTCTATGATTTCTTCTAGGGATGCAAAGGCTCTTTATTCCTGCGAGGCAGAGCACAGTCATGAGCTGAGTTTTCCACAGGGGGCGCTGTTCTCAAATGGTGAGACTCTTTCCTGCCCTCTAAGTTCTTTTCACACCTGCAAACTTTCAGAAACAGCAgtaattctaattttttaaagattgttttcCCATTTATTTAAGGCAAAACAAAGCAGCCTTGTTTCCATTTACAGAGGggattcaaagtgctttacaacaAGCTTTAGTAgcttaaaactccaaaaaagatAGTGAAAGTTTTAAGGAGAGGAAATTAAAACATCAGCACCATTAAGCATTAAGCTTTCCAGATAGATCTCCATCTAGTTCCATCTGTGTGCAACACAGGCGCTAAAAGGAAAGTCAGAGTTCTGTTCTGACCCGAGGTTCTACCAGCTGACTGCTGACTCCAACAGAGGCCTGTTGGATTTGTGTGGCATAAAAAGaactgacattttttgtcaGCTGTTAGACTCAGCCACACCTCACAGGCACTGGACAATAgttattgttgttattaattttttaaaatgtatcttttgtgttatttaatatccgctgtttttaataaaacagtgGTAACAAGGTAACTTCCcctttgtgggatcaataaattTCTATtccatttaaaatcaaattcaactttgtttcatgaccttctttttttaaataaatatgaattatgtctatttttttgtggtccaaacaaaagcaaaaatataaaaagaacctagcatctctcaaaatttgattttttttttttacatttgaccgtagctcaaataacttattttcaaaataaaagatgctctgtgccaaacaggatcatctcagtgcagctctgggtaGCTAGTAACCAAacatgtgcttttaactcataaaagatcaaacttttgatcaaacttttactttgctttcaaaacctattcattctggaggtagcgttgaGCAAGCAAaatgtcttcaggtcaacagggatgtaaaaacatagatagtttatcatctatgtgcccCTCAGCCAtccatttataaatgtaactaatctaaatcaaataaatgctaattaagtaatccttacttttaaaaattgctaattaatttttcttttatttatttttttgtgattttcccctctttgtcctcagcagtcttgctgctgggttttgttgttttagtttggggtttggtagtcttattTTAccgctttgtttatttgttttcattaggTAGTTgcggttaggcagccattagcagggagctgctgactctgatggttgACGTAGCAGGATCAGCAGTcttcctgacttattttatgtttggccaaggagccaccatggacagataaaagagccacatgtggccgcAGACCGGTACGGTACTGGTCCGGGGGTCACCTGGTACCGCAccgcaaacaaaaaaaagaaagaaatacattaaCTTACTTAGGTTGTttccatttagtttatttctgatcctgaaggaagtttaaTTTGGAAATCTgctggattctgttcacaacatccggCTAGCTGCATGGCTACATGGACTGCTAGCTAAgaagctaacaaaaaccaaacaataaaacatgtttggaaagtttcttcaatgagaaaagagccagtgaggaaaccaaagaagagccttcgacttcaaagaacaataaagctgctgtttacagactaAACCGGGAGTCGTCCTCGAGATGTAGAATTATTGAGACATTTGtttctcatgtagcagaagcaGCTCTGACTAATATGCAGTGACAGATTCTGAACTGTTTCACACACGtagataataaagttggaaaCTTTTCccatttatattatatttagaaaataccaggtTTAAGACagttgcatcattttattttgctttatataTCCATCACACCTTAGAAGTCGGATGTAGTTGAAGCTAGCGTCTGGTTGTTAGTCTCCTCTTtcactttaaagagaaaatctttatctcaaacttaaaaaaaaatacagagaatgaagattcaaacAAGTTGCTGTTTTGTGGAAACAATTGATAATTCACCTACAGCAGTGCTGAATTATGTAGACATTCGTTCAGAAAATGAtcctttgtgttaaaaatatacccatgaatgaatgaggatttatgtaaagatgATTAATCTTTTTACcctgaaagataatcagagCCTGGACTGAGTGTTAAAATGGCATTCGTTGCtctatggatttttttcaaatcagaaccaacttctacaaatcaactaTTTGTTTCAtagaatcttcatcatctgtaaaaaaaaaatctacagatattattagactttttttaaacaaatttcttGCAGTAGCATTAAATTTTGATAATAGAAGTTCAGAAAccagaagtttaaaaataacaacttcTGCCCcatttgttaaaatattgtctaataCGAACCGGTCCGTGGCCTGAAAAGGGTTGGAGACCACTGCCTTGAAGTGTTTTAAATGAAGATATAACAGAAGAAAATACttatcatatttaataaaaaaaaacgcacaTACTTACTCTACAACAATAAACCATCCCTAAAATCTAATTAAGACATGCAGACATGAAAAACGGATTAAAAGCTAAGCTATAAAGTtaaatttggactttttcttcaaaactttcACAATGAATGAAGCTCTCACATTCTCAGGCAGGCTGCTCCACATTAGGTCACATCTGTGATGTATAAACTTgataaaattattctttttttcttttttgaaaagggaaaagaaaagttgtgcGACCTCTTTAACTAAGAAGGAAAGCGAAAAATTGTATGCATGAATTAAATTGCTAGTCTTATTTGTTGACCTTGTgatcaagctaaaaaaataaagttgagtgTCATCTAAATATTTCTAAACAGAATCCATTtgtctggatgtttttttttaatgacgctgaaataattttttgtgGTGTTGTGATTTTATCGCTTGATAAGTGTGTGTCGTTCTGCTGACGCGATCTTTCCGTGTTTGCAGTGTGTCCGTCTGTGGAACCAGGTTGGCTTCAGGCCACCTACAAGGGCAGAACGGGCCTCGTACCCGAAAACTACATCATCTACATCTGACAGGACAGGCGCTGTCATCAGCACTATAATCCAGATCAGACATCAACAACCTTTTTACCTGAACTTTAGACTACTGTGAGGAAACGATAATAGTCTGTGTACTGTGTGTAGCTGTGTCAGGTGTTCTTATGCAGTAGAGGTTTATActggagctcctcctcctcttttatGTTAAACCCTAACCCCTTCTCCAGCCTTTGAAATGAGTTGCATGCAGTAAATGTGTCTCAAAGGTACaaccttttacttttattaatttatatgaaTTCTGTTAGTGCTCACTCATCTGCACTGGGACTGAATGAACTGGAGTCTTCTGCTGtccaataaaaactaatttagacaaactttattttttatgtctttactGAAAGGTTGAACAAAAATGTCCAATGGTTGAACTGAAGCAAGTTTATTAGcagatttttatgaaattagggtggaaaaaaagagaaaaggagacATTTCTGACCTCACATCCACTTGATGAGCTTTGAGAGGAACGACACATTTAATACCCACATCGGGAACACtcaagtttttggtgtttttagcatgttcttgtggcattttctgaagatggaggacacatattaagaaaatgtagcttaaaattgcttttctgactatttctttattcaaagcagacaaaaaatgtcctttaaaaatattttatttgtagaaaatacaataGGCGAGCCTCAAGCTCCATGCTTTGCTCCTCTATAACATCGggggtgatgggaaatgggggcaggcttacttcgCGGCACTGGTCCCGttcacaactcagaagcaaatttttaatgaactcctgcagaatgTCTTCGAAAACAGCataggtttttggattttggtgaaaaatagcataatcataattaaaagaccactgggaacccttttaaaattgatctaaaggtctttaaaataaaagtggcacagaaaataacttaaacaaaaacaaaagttaaagttgttttatgtCGTCTTCCCGACCCCCAGATAGAATTGAatggttttgatgtttttttttcagtttttccttcatttacCTTCAGAATAGCCAAGACAAACCTTTTCCTTTAAGTTTTGTCACAACAGGCTGTTAAACTTTTATGACTATGTGCAGAAAGGCtgagttttaaaacacaaaactaaagcTGCTCATTCAGTTTGGTCCTATTCACAATCACAAAAGCCGTCCTGAAAGCTGACTCAGCACGAGCTGCTACAAGGACGAGGAACTCATGTCTCCCAGCCTCCTCAGCAGTCCATCAAGCGTCTCAGAGTTCTGGGAtttctcctccagcagctcgTATCTCAGACTGGAGATGTCTTGCTTGATCTCTTTCAGTTCACctgcagcaaaaagaaaagcaactaTGATGTCATTGTAAAATTCTGGTGAAAATGAGACTATTTTAAACAGTCAAATGGGTTTAAAAAAGAGTTCTGCTCTgacaaaaccataaaaagagGACTTCAGGATGAACAAAGAGTTTATCTGCTATCAAGATCAACAAATGTTCCAAAATCTTAAAAGCCCACTTCAATactaatcatgttttttttttacatgtttttgtagctgtttctcatgatggatgacatatataggcctaaaaaagcttttctgagtatttttgtttttaaattgtttggaatcagaagcagacacaaaaacaaagtttgaagaGGCTTGTAAATGTGTCGTAGAAGCTACTACAGAAATCTCTCTCCTCTGTTCTATTCTGAGGCTCCACTTAAAGGATGgatatatgaacatttttgatttgcTTGTCCAGCTTTGTTTTggcatctggctaaaaactgtacagctggatagcttttTGTTGCACTAATACCTTTAGATTGgggttcagatttttttgaattttggctaaataaataattaaaagacgacacTTCTAAAATAGAACTAAAAgttattggagtgggacttaagaTGATTATTACTATActtctttctccttttaaaaaatacatatttggaCCAACTAATTTGATCAAAACAGAACAACTGAAACTAGTTTCCTCAATATGTTGACAGCTTAGTTACTGATGTGATgggaaaacccaaaaaacatgtaatttttatgaaaagtgGGGAATAATAGGAGGAGATTGGAGATGTTTAATGGCGGACTGATTGTCAGAAATCactacagttaaaaaaaaaatcgattctgCTTCTACATGACAAACTAAAAATCTTCAAGTTGGCTTTACCCTCAGTGATCTCGTCACTCTCTCTGTCCGCTTGGGCTTTGATGATGTAGCGCTTGATCAGTCGCTTCATGGTCTTCTGCCAGTGAGGGAAACCACAACGAAAACCCAATTATGATAAGACATTGAAATACTCTCAGAGTGTATTACACAACCAGTGTCAAAAAGGAACAGCTTAATCAAAGGTTATGATCTAAAAACTGCACTCACACACATACTTGGTATCTCGTAGGACTGGTAGAACCTCCAAATCCCGAATGTTTGCTCTCTCCAAGCTGTTgggttcaaataaaacattcttaaatGAAGATTTGACGGTTAggaggttttgttgttttcaggtTTGACTCTCAACCTGTGATGCAACAATTAAGCCACAGAGAGGCGCTCAAAATCTCTAGATTTGCTGTAACTTCCTTCAAGAATGACAGAAAAccagaacttttaaaaatataaccactgcaaaatatacatatatatattttaaagaagataagaataaagaaaatatttttactttaaaatatacgATTGTGtagcaataaaaacagaaaaataagaaatcacAAAAGCAGATAttaaaaaacgtgttttcttAACTGTGACGTTTCCCTGAACTTCCTGTGTGGGTTGTGTTAATTTGTCTACCTGAGTGAGTTGTGTTTCGGTTTTCCCATCATTGCATTTTTCCTtgagctgcaggagctgggACTTCAGCGCCGTGGTCAGGCCCAGAATGGTTTTTGGACTTGGAACCAGATTGAAGGGAACTGGGAGTGTCCGACcttcttcaaaataagagaaccAGAGCTTTGCCCGAGCAAACTTCCACTCGACGTCAGCATGATCCTACAGAGAAACGGATGCAGGGGTTTATTTCTAGGTGTAAACATGTTTCAGATGCAGATGGatcaaattttgatttaaattgagtCACATAGCAGGACGAAGATTCTGACGTCTGCAGCAATTCTGATGTAGAACATAAATATTGGATCAAAATGACTCTACATTAATTGAAATTATGAAAACACGttgacaaaaaagataaaaaatatctttaagtGATTCCTCCAGTAGTtcaataacttttaacataacgTTTCCAGAACTCCTacaatttttgcacaaaaagagatttttgtgCGCTTTTATTCAGTAGATTTTGCACGATGCTTAAACATTTAGGTCTTAATAATTGTCCTAATTAATCTCCATGACAACAAGGCTAGTTTGATGTTGCTCCTTTATCTGAAATAAATTAGAGACAACGACAAACTGGATGATTAAAGGTTTCAGTGACATACCTCGATTTCCTGAAAGGAGCTGTTAATCATGGCAATGAGCATGTTGAGCAGCACTATCACCATGGTAACGTTGTAAACCCCGTACAGAACATAGCCAATGTTCTCTATGAATTTGTGCCCATTGTTGATGACAACAGACTTGACCTCAGACAGTCCAAAAATAGCCCAGAACAGCGTCTTGAAGCTCTCTTCCAGGCTGCAAGCACAAAGATGGAAACAGACATGTGGAAATGGGGCTTTAAGAAAAAACTGATGGAGCACATTCAACCAAAATTTGTATATTACTGCACATGCAGGTTCTTTGAAGGGTTTAGTCCTGCTTTTGGAGCAGttcatatttattgtttatgtaaaaccatttatttttcacttctgaccaatttagtttttctttgttcatgatgccagaactatttttttattcttttgatttgATGGGTCCATTCTGATGTGTTCACTCTGTACAGGTACTTTTGGACTAGAAAAATTAAGAAGACTTGAATTCAGTTAAATGGGGattgttgaaaatatttatatctttGTTTGGTGTCCCTTTACacttaacccttaaacaccagaGCTGTACCTCCAGTGTTGACTCACTTTTCAAGAACTCCCATAACTTTACgaccatttatgcaattaacataattgcaacagattctgaagtgaAAAAAGTTGGTTCAGAATTTGTTGAAATTACTTTAATTgtgtaaatcaggggtgtcaaactcaataacaaaatccaaaacagactttaggttgtgggccgaacaggataagcatgtattgaacacactaaaactacatttctaaaactttaaacacgtaacttttaaacactactatgaataataaaaggcagtaatattattccagaataaatcaacttaaaccttaaataactttcaatattttactttccataaaaatttattttgtcaaaattatacaagttagaaattggggcaagataacattgggccactaataacaataaaataaaatgatctggagggccggatattaTCGCCCCCaggtcttgactttgacgctaagaaatgtgactttttatatTAACTTTACAATGATATGCTACACATTACTAATGTGAAGTGTTGCTTGACTACGCAAAGTCGCCTTTCTttgtgacagaatcagctgatttatgttgattgtaCAAatacttcactactgtaaagtgttgaataTCACTGCAGAGATgattttctcctcttcagaatCAGCTAGAATTGCGTTAATTGTGATGAAGGGTTACAGTAGTCAAAATATTCTCAACACTTGAGCTAAAGTACCAGCTGTCACAAACGGTCAGACGGCttggttccacctgcagcaggtttataaGCATAGACAGGATGACAGCTtaaagtccataaagctaaagcAGAGTGGGGCAGGCAAAGGTCAGGCTCTGGCAAAACAATATCAGAGAGCAGGGTAGAGTAGTCTGAGTCAAGGTGGGTTGAGGGCAGACGGCAGACAGAAACAGAGTGAGGTGAGAATCAGGATCAGGAATACAAGAACACAGTTCAGGATATAACGCTCAGTATGCAgacagagtggcacaaacaatacttcacactgagcacTGTGTGCTGCTTTATTGGTTGATTAGTCTGTTTACATTCACACTGTAGGGAACCATGCTAGGGTTTCCTTGCAAGTGAACTGCCTCCTACATTAATCAGGATTTGCTAGTCTGCTCCTCATCAGATGAGCTTTTATTTGTGGCAATGTACGATAAAGCTTAAAGGAAGGAGCTTCAGTCTGGACCAAACAGACCTTATGTGAATGGACCCTTTAATaacccctttaaaaaaaatgaaaaagcctttTGCTTCAAAATCTTCACTGGTCTCTAACCTGCAAATCTGTACAGAAACCTTTCCTAAAGCGGAGTCACTGTGGGAAGAAAGCGGTTTGTCACCATTGTTGACTTACGTGGTGAAAGCGTCGTTCTGCTTGGCTCCCAGGTAATAAGAGTACAGGTTGAACATGCCGATCATAAAGGCTAAAAAGACCAACAGAAAGATGACCATGAACTTGAAGATGTCTTTCACCGTTCTCCCTAAAGAAATCTGGAGCGGGCCAAAGCTCTCGTTGGCGGGGAGGATGTAAGCGATCCGAGAGAAGCTCAGCACCACGGCCACGGCGTAAAGACCCTCTGACACGAGCTGAGGGTCAGACGGCAGCCAGTAAATTCTTGCTGCAAAACAGGAAACATTGGTACATTGATTTAGAAGTTATTTGTTGATACAGTTAATTCTAGGTATTTGCACAAACTATATAAACACTTTCTCTGCATatatgtagaaaaaatgtgtgatATTTTGACAATTTTCTGATAATATGGTTCATATTTGATCCACCCTTTGAAGATATGATTCAGTTCTGCCAAAACCAAATACCGTATGTCAAAAATAGGCTGCATGTTAAAAGTTCAAGtccatttatgtttatttttccgtctttcaaaaataaaatcaagataaAAGACCAAAGCAAACGTGTGTGTGCTGTGCATGCTCAGTGTTTATCGACCTCCTTTCCAAGTTTTCCTGATAAAGTTCTTTTCTAGGTTATTTCTGACCTGTCTATATAAATGCACTGCGTTCTTTATGTCTAAAAATATACAACGATgtttgaaaacaaactttttgtgaTCTGAATCTTTTTTTGCGAGTCTTCCCAAAGCTTTGCGTTACAGTATATGAAGATGGGCGGAAGGTTTTCTCACCCTGAGTGAAATAGTGGATTTCTGGGGGCAGTTGCAGCagagttttgttgtgtttgtacACATAGTTCTGGGCTATGTCAGCATGTTTCATGGCAGAGAAGCGGCAGCTGAAGGAGGCAAGAAAGATCGCCAACATGCCAAAATCCAGAAAGTTCCATGGTTCAACCAGGTACTCGCCCGGTCCCTGGCTCCAGATCTCCTTCACTTCAGCCCAGATCATGCCTACAGCAGGAAAtaatatctgttttttcttttaggttttgtcattttgtgtgttttctctctGGTTATCTTGCCTGTGACCCATGAGATGATGAGGATTTCCATCCAGGTGaaaggggtggtggtggtgcggTGGAGAAGCTGTGGGTCCAGCTTCATTTGCGAAGCCCCGGGTTGTTGGTGGTGAGTCATGTTGGGCAGCAAGGTGGTTCCTGCAAAGCGGTCTGCGGCGTTCAGGATGAGAAGTCCCAGAAAAATAGTGAAAGAGGAAGCGTGGGCCACAAACTTCATG includes these proteins:
- the trpc6a gene encoding short transient receptor potential channel 6a, which encodes MNHRLLAAKRNSRPGNTGSPGNRSRDNLFLYDDLGEEYSCAGRYLGSHSSLEKQLAARLSTVKRRQALRGPAYMFCAPPVSLTEVEQRFLEAAEYGNIPEVRRMLHHVPNLNVNAVDYMGQNALQLAVANEHLEVTELLLGRADLSRVGDALLLAISKGYVRITEALLGHPSFRDSWRLTASPAQADMLDDFYAYDEDGTRFSHDVTPVILAAHCQEYEIVHTLLSKGARIDPPHDYFCSCDSCNYQQQFDSFSHSRSRINAYRGLASPAYLSLSNEDPVLAALELSNELAMLADIEKEFKNDYSQLSSQCKDYVVGLLDLCRSTEEVEAILNGETSSEDSYEDAGRPPLTRLKLAIKYELKKFVAHPNCQQQLLSIWYENIPGLRQQTTGVKLLVVLAVAIGLPVLAAAYWITPCSRVGKVMRSPFMKFVAHASSFTIFLGLLILNAADRFAGTTLLPNMTHHQQPGASQMKLDPQLLHRTTTTPFTWMEILIISWVTGMIWAEVKEIWSQGPGEYLVEPWNFLDFGMLAIFLASFSCRFSAMKHADIAQNYVYKHNKTLLQLPPEIHYFTQARIYWLPSDPQLVSEGLYAVAVVLSFSRIAYILPANESFGPLQISLGRTVKDIFKFMVIFLLVFLAFMIGMFNLYSYYLGAKQNDAFTTLEESFKTLFWAIFGLSEVKSVVINNGHKFIENIGYVLYGVYNVTMVIVLLNMLIAMINSSFQEIEDHADVEWKFARAKLWFSYFEEGRTLPVPFNLVPSPKTILGLTTALKSQLLQLKEKCNDGKTETQLTQLGESKHSGFGGSTSPTRYQKTMKRLIKRYIIKAQADRESDEITEGELKEIKQDISSLRYELLEEKSQNSETLDGLLRRLGDMSSSSL